The Streptomyces achromogenes genome window below encodes:
- a CDS encoding bifunctional 3-phenylpropionate/cinnamic acid dioxygenase ferredoxin subunit → MMIPACRLADLPRGEAFRLDADPPVSVFHTDDGEVFAIDDTCTHQDASLADGWLEGCEVECPLHASKFDLRTGAVDSPPAKLPVRTHEVVVEDGMIYVRLSTEAPNLPPCISARLAGGPA, encoded by the coding sequence ATGATGATTCCCGCGTGCCGTCTCGCGGATCTCCCGCGAGGTGAGGCCTTCCGGCTCGACGCCGACCCGCCGGTCTCGGTGTTCCACACCGACGACGGCGAGGTCTTCGCCATCGACGACACCTGTACCCACCAGGACGCCTCGCTCGCCGACGGCTGGCTGGAGGGCTGCGAGGTGGAATGCCCGCTGCATGCCTCCAAGTTCGACCTGCGCACCGGCGCGGTGGACTCCCCGCCGGCGAAGCTGCCGGTCCGGACGCACGAGGTCGTCGTCGAGGACGGCATGATCTACGTGCGGCTCTCCACGGAGGCGCCCAACCTGCCGCCCTGCATCTCGGCCCGCCTCGCCGGTGGTCCCGCGTGA